A region from the Mucilaginibacter sp. CSA2-8R genome encodes:
- the ispF gene encoding 2-C-methyl-D-erythritol 2,4-cyclodiphosphate synthase — protein sequence MSKIRVGFGFDVHQLKEGHPFVMGGVTLPHHAGAYGHSDADVIVHAICDALLGAANLRDIGYHFSNKDERWRGISSLILLQHVVELLKGKGWQIGNIDAMICLEAPKINPHIPQMKEKIAEAAGISEEDISIKATTNEQMGFIGREEGVVAYAVCLIEKAT from the coding sequence ATGAGTAAAATACGCGTAGGATTTGGATTTGATGTGCACCAGTTGAAAGAAGGGCATCCTTTTGTAATGGGAGGAGTTACCCTGCCACATCATGCCGGTGCCTATGGGCACTCGGATGCTGATGTCATAGTGCATGCCATTTGCGATGCTTTGCTGGGAGCTGCTAACCTGCGCGATATAGGTTATCATTTCTCAAACAAAGATGAGCGTTGGAGGGGTATCAGCAGCTTGATTTTACTGCAGCATGTGGTTGAGTTATTAAAAGGAAAAGGCTGGCAGATTGGTAACATCGATGCCATGATTTGTCTGGAAGCGCCGAAGATCAATCCTCACATCCCGCAGATGAAAGAAAAGATTGCAGAAGCGGCCGGTATCAGCGAAGAAGATATTTCTATCAAAGCAACTACCAATGAGCAGATGGGCTTTATTGGGCGCGAAGAAGGTGTGGTAGCTTATGCCGTGTGCCTGATTGAAAAAGCGACATAA
- a CDS encoding FeoB-associated Cys-rich membrane protein, with the protein MSFQTIAIAIIFAAAVFYVGRLIYKSFAAKKGCGSNCKCGVDFSDIDPGKLRS; encoded by the coding sequence ATGAGTTTTCAAACTATTGCCATTGCCATCATTTTTGCGGCAGCCGTATTTTACGTGGGCCGTTTGATTTATAAAAGCTTTGCAGCCAAAAAGGGTTGCGGCTCTAACTGCAAGTGCGGTGTTGATTTTTCGGATATTGACCCGGGCAAACTACGCTCATAA
- the typA gene encoding translational GTPase TypA encodes MQNQIRNIAIIAHVDHGKTTLVDKILHSCAIFRDNQETGELILDNNDLERERGITIVSKNVSVRYKDIKINIIDTPGHADFGGEVERVLKMADGVLLLCDAFEGAMPQTRFVTQKALALGLKPIVVVNKVDKENCRPEEVYEQIFELFFNLDATEEQLNFPVIYGSSKQGWMSTDYKKPTEDIFPLMDAILENIPPAPIAEGTLQMQITSLDYSSFVGRIAVGRVARGTIKENQPVSLVKRDGTIQKSRIKELYTFEGLGKVKVQEVKSGDICAVVGIEGFDIGDTIADFEKPEQLEVIHIDEPTMNMLFTINTSPFFGKEGKFVTSRHLRDRLYKEMEKNLALKVIETESPDSYLVYGRGILHLSVLIETMRREGYELQVGQPQVIIKEIDGVKCEPVEVLTVDVPGDVAGKVIELVTQRKGDLLVMEPKGDLQHLEFEIPARGIIGLRNNVLTATGGEAIMAHRFKAYEPWKGTIPGRSNGVLVSMDTGKTTAFAIDKLQDRGRFFIEPGVDIYEGQVLGEHIRDNDLVINLTKGKQLTNMRASGSDTNVRIAPAIKFSLEESMEYIQADEYIEVTPASIRIRKIYLNENERKINAKKFQTA; translated from the coding sequence ATGCAAAATCAAATTCGTAATATTGCTATTATAGCACACGTTGACCACGGTAAAACTACTTTGGTTGATAAAATCCTTCATAGCTGCGCTATTTTCCGCGACAATCAGGAAACAGGCGAGCTGATTCTGGATAATAATGATCTGGAACGTGAGCGGGGCATCACCATCGTTTCTAAAAACGTATCGGTAAGATATAAAGACATCAAGATCAACATTATTGATACTCCTGGTCACGCCGATTTTGGCGGAGAGGTTGAGCGTGTGTTAAAAATGGCCGACGGTGTATTGCTGTTGTGTGATGCTTTTGAAGGTGCTATGCCTCAAACCCGTTTTGTAACCCAAAAGGCTTTGGCTTTAGGCTTAAAACCAATTGTGGTAGTAAACAAGGTTGATAAAGAAAACTGTCGCCCTGAAGAAGTTTACGAGCAAATATTTGAATTGTTCTTCAATCTGGATGCTACCGAAGAGCAGTTAAACTTCCCTGTTATTTACGGTTCATCTAAGCAAGGCTGGATGAGCACCGATTATAAAAAACCTACAGAAGATATCTTCCCGTTGATGGATGCAATTTTGGAAAACATTCCTCCTGCACCTATTGCCGAAGGTACCTTGCAAATGCAAATCACCTCGTTAGATTATTCATCTTTCGTAGGCCGCATTGCAGTAGGTCGTGTTGCTCGTGGTACTATCAAAGAAAACCAGCCGGTATCTTTAGTAAAACGCGATGGCACTATTCAAAAATCAAGAATTAAAGAGCTTTATACTTTCGAAGGTTTAGGTAAAGTTAAAGTTCAGGAAGTTAAATCTGGTGATATTTGCGCCGTAGTAGGTATCGAGGGTTTTGATATTGGTGATACTATTGCCGATTTTGAAAAACCAGAGCAACTGGAGGTTATTCATATTGATGAGCCTACCATGAACATGTTGTTCACCATCAACACTTCTCCTTTCTTCGGTAAAGAAGGTAAATTTGTTACCTCACGCCACCTGCGTGATCGTTTGTACAAAGAGATGGAGAAAAACCTGGCATTGAAGGTTATCGAAACCGAATCGCCTGACTCTTACCTGGTGTACGGCCGTGGTATTCTTCACTTATCAGTATTAATTGAAACTATGCGCCGCGAGGGGTATGAGTTACAAGTAGGTCAGCCTCAGGTAATCATCAAAGAAATTGATGGTGTTAAATGTGAGCCTGTCGAAGTTTTAACTGTTGACGTACCTGGTGATGTAGCCGGTAAAGTAATTGAGCTGGTAACTCAGCGCAAAGGCGATTTGTTAGTAATGGAGCCTAAAGGCGATTTACAGCACCTGGAGTTTGAAATTCCTGCACGTGGTATCATCGGCTTACGTAACAACGTATTAACGGCTACCGGTGGCGAGGCTATTATGGCTCACCGTTTTAAAGCATACGAGCCTTGGAAAGGTACTATACCTGGCCGTTCAAACGGGGTATTGGTATCAATGGATACCGGTAAAACTACAGCTTTTGCTATCGATAAATTACAAGACCGTGGTCGTTTCTTTATTGAACCGGGTGTTGACATTTACGAAGGCCAGGTATTAGGCGAGCACATCCGCGACAACGATTTGGTGATTAACTTAACCAAAGGCAAGCAGTTGACCAACATGCGTGCATCTGGTAGCGATACCAACGTACGTATTGCACCAGCCATTAAATTCTCTTTAGAGGAATCTATGGAGTATATCCAGGCTGATGAGTACATCGAGGTTACACCTGCAAGCATCCGTATCCGTAAAATTTATTTGAACGAGAACGAGCGTAAAATCAACGCTAAAAAATTCCAGACTGCTTAA
- a CDS encoding FkbM family methyltransferase, with amino-acid sequence MIPNHPDFKPLHSYSQDGEDMMLRPLLMESVPNYADYKGFFVDIGAHHPFRFSNTMHFYELGWHGINIEPTPEAIALFNQYRPEDINLNVGIGAEQTRQTLYCFNDSAFNSFDKTTSESRDQDSSPVRITETVEVDIYPLERILDKHLPAGTTINFMSVDVAGLDVKVLQSNNWAKYRPKFVLVEDVDINFSHLDASEAHGFLANQGYQLVSKTLRTLIFKLI; translated from the coding sequence ATGATACCCAACCATCCTGATTTTAAACCGCTGCATTCTTACTCGCAAGACGGTGAAGATATGATGCTCAGACCGCTATTGATGGAGAGCGTACCCAATTATGCCGACTATAAAGGCTTTTTTGTGGATATTGGCGCACACCATCCGTTCCGGTTCTCAAACACCATGCATTTTTACGAGTTGGGCTGGCACGGCATCAACATAGAGCCTACGCCCGAAGCCATAGCCCTGTTTAACCAATACCGCCCTGAGGATATAAACCTCAATGTAGGTATTGGTGCCGAACAAACCCGCCAAACCCTGTATTGCTTTAACGATTCGGCGTTTAACAGTTTTGATAAAACAACTTCGGAAAGCCGGGATCAAGACAGCAGCCCTGTCCGTATTACCGAAACGGTAGAGGTAGATATTTACCCGCTGGAGCGGATACTGGATAAACATTTACCGGCAGGTACCACTATTAATTTTATGAGTGTAGATGTAGCCGGGCTGGATGTTAAAGTACTGCAATCAAACAACTGGGCTAAGTACCGCCCCAAATTTGTACTGGTAGAAGACGTGGATATCAATTTTAGCCATCTGGATGCTTCTGAGGCTCATGGCTTTTTAGCTAACCAGGGTTACCAGCTGGTGAGCAAAACCTTGCGTACGTTGATTTTTAAACTGATATAA
- a CDS encoding flippase gives MRIPNIPGFDQQAFEKYFKNTGMLMMAKVGSMVIKMIVNTFVLSGYLGTAEYGILNYPMAIVVFFMAISALGLDGFVTRELVNHPEKQNSLLGTAFWMRLIAGIATLPLVYFTYQTLAHFRHQDTPINYVLIIALTSVVQAFTIIESYFQAKVQAKYVMYVQVAGNLVSAAIKLILVLLHMPLIWFIYALLFDAFILAVGYVLAYYSNKLSLADWKFDHSLALYMLKNAWPLAFSAVLVTIYMKIDQAMIEGYLGSAQLGVYSTVANLSESFYFLPVAIVTSVFPAIVYARKTDIDRYFKRLQNMYDLMVVVSLSIAIFMTFASKYIYQIAFHRHPEFWSGAPVLAVHVWAGVFVFLGSASGQYLIAEGYFKLSMLRTGVGALINIVLNIFWIPAYGIIGAAYATLVAYAVATFFILFIPKTRGQGVQMLKSLFLISLFQKAFNR, from the coding sequence ATGCGCATACCCAACATTCCCGGATTTGACCAGCAAGCATTTGAAAAGTATTTTAAAAATACGGGGATGCTGATGATGGCTAAAGTGGGTAGTATGGTCATCAAAATGATTGTTAATACCTTTGTGCTGTCAGGGTATTTAGGAACAGCAGAATACGGTATCCTGAATTACCCAATGGCAATTGTGGTGTTTTTTATGGCCATATCAGCTTTAGGATTGGACGGATTTGTAACGCGCGAACTGGTTAATCATCCCGAAAAACAAAACAGCTTATTAGGCACTGCATTTTGGATGCGTTTAATTGCTGGGATCGCTACCTTGCCTTTAGTTTATTTTACCTATCAGACGCTCGCTCATTTCAGGCATCAGGATACCCCGATAAATTACGTGCTTATTATCGCGCTGACATCGGTAGTGCAGGCTTTTACCATTATCGAAAGCTATTTTCAGGCTAAAGTGCAGGCTAAATATGTGATGTATGTACAGGTAGCCGGCAATTTAGTGTCGGCTGCTATTAAGCTAATCTTGGTACTGCTGCATATGCCGCTAATCTGGTTCATATATGCTTTATTGTTTGATGCCTTTATCCTGGCCGTTGGTTATGTTTTGGCTTATTATAGCAATAAACTTTCTTTAGCCGATTGGAAGTTTGACCATTCGCTCGCCTTATACATGCTCAAAAATGCATGGCCGTTAGCATTCTCTGCCGTTTTGGTAACCATTTACATGAAAATAGACCAGGCGATGATTGAGGGTTATTTGGGTAGTGCGCAGTTAGGTGTCTATTCCACCGTTGCAAATTTGAGCGAAAGCTTTTATTTTTTACCGGTAGCTATTGTAACCTCCGTTTTTCCGGCTATTGTTTATGCCCGTAAAACTGACATCGACCGCTATTTTAAGCGGCTGCAAAATATGTACGACCTGATGGTGGTTGTGAGCCTTTCGATAGCCATATTCATGACTTTTGCATCAAAGTATATTTACCAGATTGCTTTTCACCGGCACCCTGAGTTTTGGTCGGGTGCACCGGTTTTAGCAGTGCATGTATGGGCTGGTGTTTTTGTGTTTTTAGGGAGCGCCAGCGGGCAATACCTCATTGCCGAAGGCTATTTTAAGCTTTCGATGTTGCGCACCGGGGTGGGCGCATTAATCAATATCGTGCTTAATATATTTTGGATTCCGGCTTATGGTATCATTGGTGCGGCTTATGCAACGTTGGTTGCGTATGCGGTAGCAACTTTTTTTATCCTGTTTATACCCAAAACTCGGGGGCAGGGCGTGCAAATGTTAAAATCTTTATTCTTAATTTCACTTTTTCAAAAAGCATTTAATCGTTGA
- a CDS encoding FkbM family methyltransferase — MIKQPERLRSLLSFNSKGYLDTIGWFKAFDSKAPVDGNNKPIPWVTYSFIDFIKDRLKPEHAVFEFGSGNSTTFYAQRTGIVVSVEHDQEWFEKVNKAKPDNAEIIFCELQRDGDYCRMPVKLGEAFDIIIVDGRDRVNCCIQAVEALSDNGVIVLDDSERPDYRDGISYLLDKGFKQIPFSGISPGLFYYKSTTVFYKADNCLGI, encoded by the coding sequence TTGATAAAACAGCCGGAAAGGCTTCGTTCTTTACTCTCGTTCAACAGCAAAGGGTACCTTGATACTATTGGCTGGTTTAAGGCTTTTGACAGTAAAGCCCCGGTTGATGGTAACAATAAGCCTATCCCGTGGGTAACTTATTCGTTTATCGATTTTATTAAAGACCGCCTCAAACCCGAGCATGCCGTGTTTGAGTTTGGCTCGGGTAACTCTACTACCTTTTATGCACAACGTACGGGCATTGTGGTATCGGTAGAGCACGACCAGGAATGGTTTGAAAAAGTAAACAAAGCCAAGCCGGATAATGCAGAAATTATTTTTTGCGAACTGCAGCGCGACGGCGATTATTGCCGCATGCCGGTTAAACTGGGCGAAGCTTTTGATATTATTATTGTTGATGGCCGCGACCGGGTAAACTGCTGTATCCAGGCCGTTGAGGCGCTGTCTGACAATGGCGTAATCGTACTCGATGATTCGGAAAGGCCCGACTATCGCGATGGTATCAGCTATTTACTTGATAAAGGATTTAAACAAATCCCGTTCAGCGGTATATCGCCGGGCTTGTTTTATTATAAATCAACTACTGTATTTTATAAGGCTGATAACTGTTTAGGCATTTAA
- a CDS encoding methyltransferase domain-containing protein: MADDKLSGNVKTAYDEFYKKHDEAWRMLGAKYKAQHITEVCKGRTFNKVLEVGAGDGSILKILSEQGFAPEYHAVEISDSGVAYIQSREIKNLKSVQIFDGYHLPFADNSFDLIILSHVLEHVEHERLLLRELKRVAKMCVIEVPRDYKANVDGRIKHFLAYGHINVYTPTSLRYLLRTEGFEIMADLTSMIEPEVTKFNTYINQKKPKSVLTDIKIAAEFAVKNNLGNLMGKKKQEQLANAYTVLCSKTDAQAQIF, translated from the coding sequence ATGGCTGATGATAAGCTGAGCGGTAACGTAAAAACCGCCTACGACGAATTTTATAAAAAGCACGACGAGGCCTGGCGTATGTTGGGTGCCAAGTACAAAGCCCAGCATATTACTGAGGTGTGCAAAGGACGTACGTTTAACAAAGTGCTCGAAGTAGGTGCCGGCGATGGCAGTATTTTAAAAATATTATCTGAGCAAGGTTTCGCACCCGAATATCATGCGGTTGAAATTTCGGATAGCGGAGTGGCTTACATCCAATCGCGCGAAATCAAAAATCTCAAATCAGTTCAGATATTTGACGGTTATCACTTGCCTTTTGCCGATAACAGCTTTGATTTGATTATTCTCTCGCACGTACTGGAACACGTAGAGCACGAACGCTTGTTACTGCGCGAGCTAAAACGCGTGGCCAAAATGTGTGTTATCGAAGTTCCGCGCGATTATAAGGCCAATGTAGATGGTCGTATCAAGCATTTTTTGGCTTACGGACACATTAACGTTTATACACCAACCTCGTTGCGTTACCTGTTGCGTACCGAAGGCTTCGAAATTATGGCCGACCTTACCTCGATGATTGAGCCGGAGGTGACTAAGTTTAATACCTACATCAACCAAAAAAAGCCCAAAAGCGTACTCACGGATATTAAAATAGCTGCTGAGTTTGCAGTTAAGAACAACTTAGGTAATTTGATGGGTAAAAAGAAACAGGAGCAGTTGGCTAATGCCTATACCGTGCTTTGCAGCAAAACCGACGCGCAGGCACAAATATTTTAA
- a CDS encoding glycosyltransferase — protein MRQLAPIAIFLYNRPDHAQRTLDSLSKNILADSSELFIFSDAAKDEASREAVEQVRQLAKTVTGFKCIEIIERTTNIGLANSIINGVTQLVNQYGKVIVFEDDLVSSPYTLQYFNDALDHYANQPEVMHVGAYMYDLKIPDLPETFFYRAATSWGWATWARAWKSFEPDVDKLMAQFDDAKIHQFSIEGTMNFWKQMQEFKAGKNNSWAIRWYASIFLQHGLTLNPSHSLIHNIGHDGSGTHSNNEDMYQVQIAQKPVTHFPSTLQENPEAYEAIKQFLKNRKGSLWQRGIRFLKQKLEKNKR, from the coding sequence ATGAGGCAACTGGCACCTATAGCAATATTTTTGTATAACCGGCCCGACCATGCCCAACGCACGTTAGATAGCTTAAGCAAAAACATACTGGCCGATAGTTCGGAACTGTTCATATTTTCTGATGCGGCTAAGGATGAAGCCTCTCGCGAAGCCGTAGAACAGGTGAGGCAATTGGCTAAAACCGTTACCGGCTTTAAATGCATCGAGATTATTGAACGCACTACCAACATAGGTTTGGCTAACTCCATCATCAACGGCGTTACACAACTGGTTAACCAGTACGGCAAAGTCATCGTGTTTGAAGATGACCTGGTTTCGTCGCCCTACACCCTGCAGTACTTTAATGACGCACTCGACCATTATGCTAACCAGCCAGAGGTGATGCACGTAGGCGCCTATATGTACGACCTAAAAATACCCGACCTGCCCGAAACGTTTTTTTATCGCGCTGCTACCAGTTGGGGCTGGGCCACCTGGGCAAGGGCCTGGAAAAGCTTTGAACCTGACGTTGATAAGTTGATGGCGCAGTTTGATGACGCCAAAATTCATCAGTTTTCGATAGAGGGTACCATGAATTTCTGGAAACAAATGCAGGAATTCAAGGCAGGCAAAAACAACTCGTGGGCCATACGCTGGTATGCCTCCATTTTTCTGCAACATGGGCTTACGCTCAATCCGTCACACTCATTAATTCACAACATCGGGCACGATGGCAGCGGAACGCATTCTAATAATGAGGATATGTACCAAGTGCAGATTGCGCAAAAGCCGGTTACGCATTTCCCGTCAACACTCCAGGAAAATCCTGAGGCTTATGAGGCGATTAAACAATTTCTTAAAAACCGGAAAGGCAGCCTTTGGCAGCGGGGGATAAGGTTTTTAAAACAGAAACTGGAGAAAAATAAACGGTGA
- a CDS encoding glycosyltransferase family 2 protein: MIKPVLSVITVVYNNVEHIERTLLSVINQTYDRIEYIVIDGGSTDGTLVIINKYASNIQRLVSEPDKGIYDAMNKGMALATGDYVLFMNSGDEIHAPDIVVSVFAAAPDADIYYGETEMINAQGESLGQRRHKAPDQFTWRDFKYGMSISHQAIYIKKSLVKPYAPEYRLSADIDWILQAAKQAKKIVNVHGYVAKYLVGGMSKAKHKQSLLERFAIMRKHYGLVPTLFNHVVIAFNLGWYWLQHRRTND; the protein is encoded by the coding sequence ATGATTAAGCCTGTGCTTAGCGTAATTACCGTTGTTTACAATAACGTTGAGCATATTGAGCGCACGCTCCTTTCGGTCATCAATCAAACATACGATCGTATTGAATATATTGTAATTGATGGTGGTTCGACTGATGGCACGTTGGTAATCATCAATAAATATGCTTCCAATATACAGCGGCTCGTGAGCGAACCGGATAAGGGCATTTACGATGCGATGAACAAAGGCATGGCATTAGCCACTGGCGATTATGTATTATTCATGAACTCTGGTGATGAAATACACGCGCCCGATATCGTAGTCTCCGTCTTTGCCGCCGCACCAGACGCAGACATTTATTATGGCGAAACCGAAATGATTAATGCCCAGGGCGAAAGCTTGGGCCAGCGCCGCCATAAAGCCCCCGACCAATTTACCTGGCGCGACTTTAAATACGGCATGAGCATCAGCCACCAGGCTATTTATATCAAAAAGTCTTTAGTAAAGCCGTACGCTCCGGAGTATCGGTTGAGTGCCGATATTGACTGGATTTTACAGGCGGCCAAACAAGCCAAAAAGATTGTTAACGTGCATGGCTATGTGGCTAAATACCTGGTGGGTGGTATGTCGAAAGCCAAACATAAACAAAGCCTGTTAGAGCGTTTTGCTATTATGCGTAAACATTATGGTTTGGTGCCAACGCTGTTTAATCATGTAGTGATTGCTTTTAACTTAGGCTGGTACTGGCTGCAGCATCGCCGCACTAACGATTAA
- a CDS encoding glycosyltransferase, producing the protein MLKVVHINTYDGNGGAGRACLRLSKALHAENIDSKIIVHYKFGKNPAVLTFNSNALQKAYTAATIVLERIMAKRLLKPLKRTPFSFTWFGRSVVNHPDVKAADIIHLHWVNHSFLNPSHLAELKKLNKPIVWTFHDSNAFTGGCHVRYTCDHFVRQCGYCPLLKKADADDTSHQIWQQKHDAYQQLQFNIVAPSAWMLSSVLQSSLMHDRPVLQIPNTLETNIFTPSDKQAAKKALGLPEDKFIFLTGFMPSRKDLHKGTSYLLESLDLLKERLGVKADQIELVVFGNRNEKDVPDFAFKTSFLGTISDDEKLALCYSAADAFLIPSLEDNLPYTVMESLACGTPVVAFTTGGIPDMVQHEQNGYLAEYRSSKSLADGMEWVINHTDRPTLQQQARQTVMAKYAEPVIAQRHVQLYTQLLNTAHPGGQHD; encoded by the coding sequence ATGCTAAAAGTAGTGCACATTAATACTTACGACGGCAACGGCGGTGCCGGCCGCGCCTGCCTGCGCCTGAGCAAAGCATTGCATGCCGAAAATATTGATTCTAAGATTATTGTGCACTATAAATTTGGTAAAAATCCGGCGGTGTTAACGTTTAACAGCAATGCGCTGCAAAAGGCGTATACCGCTGCAACCATTGTTTTAGAGCGCATAATGGCCAAACGGTTGCTCAAACCTTTAAAGCGAACGCCTTTTTCGTTTACCTGGTTCGGGCGCTCGGTGGTGAACCATCCTGATGTTAAAGCGGCCGATATTATACACCTGCATTGGGTAAACCATAGCTTTTTAAACCCCAGTCATTTGGCCGAGCTCAAAAAGCTGAACAAGCCCATCGTATGGACTTTTCATGATAGCAATGCCTTTACCGGCGGCTGCCATGTGCGCTACACCTGCGATCATTTTGTGCGCCAGTGCGGTTATTGCCCGCTGCTTAAAAAAGCGGATGCTGATGATACCTCGCACCAAATATGGCAGCAAAAACATGATGCTTACCAGCAACTGCAATTCAACATCGTAGCACCCAGCGCCTGGATGCTCAGCTCAGTACTTCAAAGCAGCCTGATGCACGACCGCCCGGTACTGCAAATACCCAATACGCTCGAAACTAATATTTTTACACCGTCAGACAAACAGGCGGCTAAAAAGGCTTTAGGTTTACCAGAGGATAAGTTTATCTTTTTGACCGGCTTTATGCCTTCCCGTAAAGATTTGCATAAAGGCACCAGTTATTTACTGGAGAGCCTGGATTTGCTGAAAGAACGTCTTGGTGTAAAGGCCGACCAAATTGAACTGGTAGTTTTTGGCAACCGCAACGAAAAAGACGTACCTGATTTTGCTTTTAAAACCAGCTTTTTAGGCACCATCAGCGATGATGAGAAATTAGCATTATGCTACTCGGCAGCTGACGCTTTTCTGATACCGTCGCTGGAAGATAACCTGCCTTATACGGTGATGGAAAGCCTGGCCTGCGGTACACCAGTAGTTGCGTTTACCACTGGTGGCATCCCGGATATGGTACAGCATGAGCAAAACGGCTATCTGGCCGAATATCGCTCGTCTAAAAGCCTGGCCGATGGTATGGAGTGGGTGATTAACCACACCGACCGGCCTACCCTACAACAACAGGCACGGCAAACGGTAATGGCCAAATATGCCGAGCCTGTTATAGCGCAGAGACACGTTCAGTTGTACACGCAATTACTTAATACGGCACATCCCGGAGGGCAGCATGATTAA